The stretch of DNA GTATAATCTAATCGAGGGAATCGTATCTGCAGTGAAGGAAGTAAAACGAGACAACAACATGCCATCCATCTGAGATGAGCACTCACTCGTGTTAGTTGGAGCTCACCCATCACCCCAGGAATTCTCCCATCTTATTCTATCCCCCGTCTGTCTGTTGATCTGTTCCTCCCGTACCATCATACTCTTCCTTGGCACACATGATCCACACCTGCTCCCGACTGAAACCGAGCCGTATCGATCGACGGGTGGATCGGATTGGGTTGCTTCAGCGTCGGAAAGCGTCACGGCGTCCGCTTTACTTCAGGTTTACTGCGGCGCTACGTGACGCGAGCTCGCGAGCTCGGTCGCTCAACCTTGGCAGCCGGCAGTAGTGCTGGGGAAGTAAAGATGCGTGGACGTGGCGGCGTGAACGTTTGCAGGCGAAGCAAGTGAGGTGAGCTGCGGCGGGGGCAGGCGCGGCGGGCGTGGGGGCGACCGACCGTCGGAAGGTGGCTGCGATCGACCCGCCAACCGCCCCACGCCGCGCACGCACTCGCACAGCACACGCCTCTAGAAATTCCAAAACGAGCACGGCCGGGCACGAGGCCGCCCTGCCAGTGCCGGTCCCTCCCTCGCTCGGCTGGTGCTGGCCTGGATCCTCCTCCActccacgccgcgccgcgccgtaaTCTCTCTGCTGCTCTCGCGTCTCGCCTCGTCGTCTCGTcagtggtggcggtggtggtggagtgCAGATCCGCCCACCCGTACGCGGATTGCCTTTCGTCTTCGCCCATTGCTGTTGGTAAGTAAGCAAAAAGATCCTCGCTTGCTTTTCTTGGATGGATTCCGTTCCTTGTTCCTGGAGCTGCTCTTGTTTCCCATTCAGATCCAAATCTCCCTCTCATCCTCTCCATTCAGACTGGAGAGTGATGTGGATTTGTGAGCTGCGTGTACCCATGGTTTGATTagtttcttcttcctcttctccggCGCTCAAGATCGACGCCAGCAGGACTTGTTGCGGGTTCGACTGAGCCAGCCACTGGGCCACGCAGATTTAGGATGGCTAGCACCCGCCACCATTGCTGAGCTTCTCCAGTAAAGACTGGATTTTTCTCGCCGCCCCAACCTGTAAGTGCCTCACTGACAGCTTCGCTTTCTCGCGCGCCATCTACTTCTGCGATTTTCGATGGTCCTTTAGAGGGAAATTGTTCGTAGCGCTTTACGGCGAACAGCAGTTTTGGCTGTTTCTTCAACCGAGCCAAGTAGAGGGGATCTCTTGGCCGGGTCAAATTTGTACTGTAAACCGACAATGTCTGCTACTGTAAATGCTCCACCTTTTAATGTTTTAAGGATTGTTGGTGAGGTATAATAATTTGTTTGGTCTAGGCGGAAATTTGACTTTAATAATCTGGCTGCTTCGGTTGATGTTTTCGGTTGTGGAAATGCAATCGCTTAAAATTAATAAGGGCTTGTCACCCCTCTGAATATGCGTGGAGACTTCGGAAAGGACTTTTGGTTGGTCTTCTTCTTGGCGGTTACAATGTAGCTTTCTCCTGATTAGTATGTCAGCATTATTACATGTTCAAGGAACAGTTGCAGCAACGCCTTCACTAGGACTGGCTCAGCCTATACCGGGGTTGTAATCTTGTTAATTGTTATCTTTCGCAGAAAGTAGTTATTTCCATTTGTTTGTGACATGTTCTTATCCTCCACTTGCAGGTGCTTGATGTTCAAAACATGTCATCAAACTCCAGTCTAACCGAATCTCTACATGAGAAAACAATTGTCTTTGGCCTCAAACTATGGGTCGTGATTGGGATTGCTGTTGGAGCGTCCCTCTTGGGTATTCTTCTCATTCTTCTTATATGCCTCACCATTCAGAGCTGTATCAGGAGGTCACGCAAGCCACTCCATGACCACCCAATGACCCAGATACCTCCTCCATGCAAAGATATCAAGGAAGTGAGTAATGATTTTGTTGTACATGATGGGCTTCTACTCACTATTCAAAATGAGCCTGAGCCTGGTGACCCGGTCGATAGAGATGCAATTCAGTTGGCTCAGGAGGAAAAGTTGAAAAAAGGAGAAGAGAACAATCTTTCTGGTTCTTTCCACATTACGGATGGCTGTGATGGAATTCAGATTGTTTCCGTTGATGAACAATCTTCAACACATGCTACTGTCGACTCTGCGCCATTAGCGGGCTTACCTGAATTTTCTTATCTTGGTTGGGGCCATTGGTTCACCCTTAGAGATCTAGAACTTGCAACCAACCGTTTTGCAAAGGATAATGTGATTGGTGAGGGTGGATATGGTGTTGTGTATCGTGGCAGATTATCAAATGGCACCCCAGTTGCTGTCAAGAAAATCCTTAACAATCTGTGAGTTTTTCTATAGCAGTTTTGGACTTATGCAGTGGCAGTCCATGCCTTTACCCTTTTGCCTTCTTCCTTATAATAATATGACTGCTTGTTATGTGCAGAGGGCAAGCTGAGAGAGAATTCAGGGTGGAAGTTGAAGCAATTGGCCATGTCCGTCACAAGAATTTGGTCCGCCTTTTGGGTTACTGTGTTGAGGGTACTCAAAGGTAAGAACACGGAGACATCATTGACATCTTTTGCTAAAATAGGATTTCCTATGTATTGGTTCTTTTGATAATAAAAGGAAAGGGAAGTCATAACAGGAATTACTTGATGTGTATATGCAAACAGGATGCTTGTGTATGAGTATGTTAATAATGGGAATCTCGAAAGTTGGCTTCATGGGGAATTGTCCCAGTACAGCTCTCTCACATGGTTGGCTCGCATGAAAATTCTTTTGGGCACTGCAAAGGCGTGAGTAACTCCTTGACTGAATATGATCTGATTTATTGATTATTTTTGGTTCAGAAATGCAATTTTTGCATCATTTTCCCACTCTCAAGATTGTACGAAGTGTGAACTGACTAGATTTGTACTATTTAAGCCTAAGGCTAACAAATTGTTCGATCTGCTTGATACACACGTTTCAATTGTCACAGCCTCTTGATTAGTTACTATTCTTACTAGTCACTAGATATCATCATCAATACTACTGTGACCAAAAATAAGTTTGACTCGGATCAGCTCTGATTAGATGAAAGGCTGAGACTACGAATGTTTGAAGCAGTCCTTGTCTGCCTCGTAGCTCGCATCATCTTTTACGGGACCATCTTATGATTCTTATCATTTTATGGGACCATATTATGATTTGCATCATGATTACATTAACCATTTCTGTTTTTGTTTGGAATAACACAGCCATCCTCTGTTTGGTCATGATATAACCTATTTTCTTAGCTATTCTGTCACTGGTTGTAAGAACATAAAATTGATATATCTGCAGCCTTGCTTACTTACATGAGGCAATCGAACCAAAAGTTGTGCACCGTGACATCAAGTCCAGCAATATCTTGATTGACGACGAGTTTAATGCCAAAATATCGGACTTCGGTTTGGCGAAGATGCTTGGTGCTGGTAAAAGTCATATTGCTACACGAGTTATGGGTACCTTTGGGTAAGTTTTTTATGCCTTGTATATTTGAGGCACTTTCGCTTTGTATATTCATCAAATCTTTTCCATTGTAGTTTTAGAAAATTGTTGCTACTACTCATTACTTTTACTCAACACTTGTTTTATTCCTTTTACAGCTATGTTGCACCTGAATATGCTAACAGTGGACTTCTGAATGAAAAGAGTGATGTCTATAGCTTTGGGGTTGTTCTGTTGGAAGCTATTACAGGTAGAGATCCAATTGACTATGAGCGTCCTCCAAATGAGGTAACACTTGTCAAATATCTTTTTCCATCTTCAGCCTCCTTGTTGGCTATTTATCTTCTATGAATTGGCATTATCTTAATTGCTGCAGCAAATGTTAACTATTCAATGCTAACAGCATAGAAGGTTTAGTAACATCTCTTATCAAACAAGACTGTCTGCGCATAGATCTCGATTGTTAGTGTTTCCTTTTTAGGAGAACTTGATGCAGCAGAATGTGCAACAACCAAAACTCAAAAAGATAAATAGCCAACCCCTGGGGGTGCTGAAGTAGACAAATGAGTTTTGAATCATGGTTATAAGGCTTAGCAAGAAAACATTCGGAAGTTACATTTCATTAAAATGTCAGCTGATCAGCAGCTTTATGGAGTCAATGTGGATGGATTGATGCCACCTAAACTTATACTGCTATCTTGTTTCTCCAATTTATAATTCCTTTTCTGCTGCTTGTTACTTTCATAAAGCATAATAGCTACTGTACTTTGAGTTTAGGGGCACTTCTCAGCACAATGATGTGGTTCATATTGGCAAATGCATATGGAACCTTTTCTGCCTACAAGCATACTTCAATTTTTGTACAAAAGTTGCATGTAGATTTttcagtgtaataaaaatagcatACAACTAGAATCACTCATAAATTACTGAAGAAAATAAGGTGTCAATTGATAATTTTGCAAACTATTTTATTGTTTAGCCTGTCCATGTTCTAATCCACTGCTGCTCACCTGTAGGTAAACCTAGTTGACTGGCTTAAAATGATGGTTGCTAACAGACGTTCTGAAGAAGTGGTAGATCCAAACCTGGAAAGAAAACCTTCAACAAAGGAGCTAAAACGTGCTCTTTTGACAGCCCTGCGGTGTATCGATTTGAATGCTGAGAAGAGACCTAGCATGGATCAGGTGGTCCGGATGTTGGATTCTAACGAACCCATACCTCAAGAGGTATGAATTTATTCATTTAATTCCGTGTATAACTTTCATGGTCTAGGTTTATTGTTCATGCCTCACTATGTGTTGGTGATGAACAAAATTTTGCACAAAACTAGAATGCTGCTTTGGCACAATTATCTTATTTGGTTATTGTATAGACATGTTAAATCAGCC from Panicum hallii strain FIL2 chromosome 3, PHallii_v3.1, whole genome shotgun sequence encodes:
- the LOC112888040 gene encoding probable receptor-like protein kinase At5g18500, whose protein sequence is MSSNSSLTESLHEKTIVFGLKLWVVIGIAVGASLLGILLILLICLTIQSCIRRSRKPLHDHPMTQIPPPCKDIKEVSNDFVVHDGLLLTIQNEPEPGDPVDRDAIQLAQEEKLKKGEENNLSGSFHITDGCDGIQIVSVDEQSSTHATVDSAPLAGLPEFSYLGWGHWFTLRDLELATNRFAKDNVIGEGGYGVVYRGRLSNGTPVAVKKILNNLGQAEREFRVEVEAIGHVRHKNLVRLLGYCVEGTQRMLVYEYVNNGNLESWLHGELSQYSSLTWLARMKILLGTAKALAYLHEAIEPKVVHRDIKSSNILIDDEFNAKISDFGLAKMLGAGKSHIATRVMGTFGYVAPEYANSGLLNEKSDVYSFGVVLLEAITGRDPIDYERPPNEVNLVDWLKMMVANRRSEEVVDPNLERKPSTKELKRALLTALRCIDLNAEKRPSMDQVVRMLDSNEPIPQEERRHRQNRTPESSETEPLRGKNNSGRSDAPEHEARPPRPKSRTFSSK